The following coding sequences lie in one Chitinophagaceae bacterium genomic window:
- a CDS encoding porin has protein sequence MKYLFRFTVLLLILMQSLHYECYSQAGTTDSLPDGTNGFYFNARDADTTFAKDKEDLPPNEFVGTEAMFRIGAGYIGDFTSYAQNEVFKQQMDSAGLDLSPSYETRDFRLLFSGRFLKTKRYIAYKFAYMYDGDEKTWLVRESGLTIGIPELKGHIFIGRTKEGFSMIKVMNGHSGINNERQMALDPIPILADGIKYFGYLPKSRIFMNLAAYTDLLSKGQSFSTYSSQFIARVGWLPVYNTNTNTVFHIAANIRYGKPLNNQFTIKSRPESNPTPQLINTGQFVTNNATSIGGEINFRTGKFMIASEVISHNFYSNDSATLHFYGGDLTLSYFLTNTSRPYNTTGNIYGFVPVKKSVFKGGAGEWEAVLHVGTFDLNNGYIHGGQMTRITPMVNWYLSKIFRMEFIYGYGILDRFNLKGNVQFFEARIQVSLL, from the coding sequence ATGAAATACCTGTTCCGATTTACAGTACTGTTGTTGATATTGATGCAGTCATTGCATTATGAATGTTATTCGCAGGCTGGCACTACCGATAGTCTTCCCGATGGCACAAATGGTTTTTATTTCAACGCCAGGGATGCTGATACAACCTTCGCAAAGGATAAAGAAGATTTACCGCCCAATGAGTTTGTAGGCACAGAGGCAATGTTTAGAATTGGAGCCGGTTATATTGGCGATTTCACTTCTTACGCACAAAACGAAGTTTTTAAACAGCAAATGGACTCCGCTGGTCTTGATTTATCTCCCAGCTATGAAACGAGAGATTTTCGTTTGCTCTTTAGCGGTCGTTTTCTTAAAACCAAAAGATATATAGCTTACAAATTTGCGTACATGTATGATGGCGATGAAAAGACATGGCTCGTGCGGGAAAGTGGTCTTACTATCGGAATACCGGAACTAAAAGGACATATTTTCATTGGAAGAACAAAAGAAGGTTTTTCGATGATCAAGGTAATGAACGGACATTCAGGTATAAACAATGAAAGACAAATGGCATTAGATCCCATCCCTATTTTAGCAGATGGTATTAAATACTTTGGCTACTTACCGAAATCGAGGATATTCATGAACCTTGCCGCTTACACTGATTTGCTATCTAAAGGACAGTCCTTTTCAACCTATTCTTCACAATTTATTGCAAGAGTTGGATGGTTACCTGTTTATAATACGAATACCAACACAGTGTTTCATATAGCTGCTAATATCCGGTATGGCAAGCCATTAAATAATCAATTTACAATAAAGTCGCGCCCGGAATCTAATCCTACTCCGCAGCTTATAAATACCGGACAGTTCGTGACCAATAACGCGACTTCCATTGGAGGTGAAATAAATTTTCGAACCGGTAAATTTATGATAGCCTCAGAGGTGATCTCTCACAATTTCTATTCAAATGATTCTGCAACGCTTCATTTTTATGGAGGAGACTTAACATTAAGCTATTTCCTTACAAACACTTCCCGCCCTTACAATACCACCGGAAATATTTACGGATTTGTGCCTGTTAAAAAATCCGTGTTTAAAGGTGGAGCGGGAGAATGGGAGGCCGTATTGCATGTTGGCACTTTTGATTTGAATAATGGTTATATACACGGTGGTCAGATGACGCGTATTACTCCCATGGTTAACTGGTATCTTTCGAAAATTTTTCGAATGGAATTTATATATGGTTATGGCATTCTCGACAGGTTTAATCTGAAAGGAAATGTGCAATTCTTTGAAGCCCGTATTCAGGTTAGTCTCTTGTAG
- a CDS encoding DUF2490 domain-containing protein, whose protein sequence is MKTLIVLIIFIFPEAFSQSAFSQNISSTQFANELKFSRPLAKRWSGELSFSSNWMQSPPADGLFDKYSQWSVGGWGHNYIAAKWRISLGILYYHNLEIDEPQQMKSNEIRFSGQGIYYIKKIGYTFTNRSRLEWRNLQDTESKYNSVLRLREQVKLIVPINSKIIRQGVFYGFASEEIFIKTPSDETGDEIFDRNRFEIGVGYGITNDMNVEVYYANDFVPRDIDEVNSIFNIDFSFHNLIPNLKKRLSPPPPSAPDE, encoded by the coding sequence ATGAAAACGCTAATTGTTCTTATCATTTTCATTTTCCCGGAGGCATTTTCCCAAAGCGCATTTTCCCAAAACATTTCATCAACGCAGTTCGCTAATGAACTGAAATTCTCACGGCCACTGGCAAAACGATGGTCGGGTGAACTTTCGTTTTCGAGTAACTGGATGCAATCACCACCTGCCGATGGATTGTTCGATAAATATTCGCAGTGGTCAGTCGGTGGATGGGGACACAATTATATTGCGGCAAAGTGGAGGATATCATTGGGAATTTTATACTATCACAACCTGGAGATTGATGAACCCCAACAGATGAAAAGCAATGAGATCCGTTTCAGCGGTCAAGGAATTTATTACATAAAGAAGATTGGTTATACGTTCACAAACCGTTCGCGTTTAGAATGGCGCAATTTACAGGATACGGAAAGTAAATATAACAGCGTGCTTCGATTACGTGAGCAGGTGAAATTAATAGTGCCCATCAACTCAAAAATTATTCGCCAGGGCGTATTTTACGGATTCGCGTCTGAAGAAATTTTTATTAAAACACCATCAGATGAAACCGGTGATGAAATATTTGACCGCAATCGTTTTGAAATTGGAGTAGGTTATGGCATTACAAACGATATGAATGTGGAGGTTTATTATGCCAATGATTTTGTCCCGCGTGATATTGATGAGGTCAATTCCATCTTTAACATTGATTTCAGCTTCCATAACCTCATACCGAATCTCAAAAAACGACTCAGTCCACCACCACCTTCAGCTCCGGATGAGTGA
- a CDS encoding biopolymer transporter ExbD encodes METSSSSSSNRNALKRNKQKKLSTHIDMTPMVDLAFLLVTFFILTTSMAKPKAMQIVMPSEGNESDSRSSETLSLLIGHNAVSYYYGMDVFTHQEIRWSELREFLVKSNQRIRNLQREKNWKENGVMILIKSMDDSKYGDLVNMLDEIKIARINSYAIMDPRPEEIAAIKK; translated from the coding sequence ATGGAAACCTCTTCCAGCAGCTCTTCAAATCGAAATGCATTAAAAAGAAATAAGCAGAAAAAACTCTCCACTCATATCGACATGACACCAATGGTCGATCTGGCATTTCTGCTAGTGACCTTCTTTATTTTGACCACTTCCATGGCTAAGCCAAAAGCGATGCAAATTGTAATGCCTTCAGAGGGAAACGAAAGTGATTCGCGTAGTTCTGAAACGTTGAGTTTACTGATTGGACACAATGCAGTATCCTATTATTACGGAATGGATGTTTTCACTCATCAGGAGATCAGATGGAGTGAATTAAGGGAATTCCTGGTGAAGAGCAACCAGCGAATCCGGAATTTACAACGTGAAAAAAACTGGAAGGAAAATGGTGTGATGATTTTAATAAAGTCGATGGACGATTCTAAATATGGTGACCTGGTGAATATGCTCGATGAAATAAAAATTGCCCGGATTAATTCCTATGCAATCATGGATCCAAGGCCGGAGGAAATAGCAGCCATAAAAAAATGA
- a CDS encoding serine hydrolase: MNKTKGKIIAAFGVFALTFLFIGCYGQTKSDKIDQLINTYAKYGQFNGSVLISEKGEIIYKKGFGLANVEWNIPNQPDTKHRLASMTKQFTAMLILQLVSENKLKLQVPISAYLPDYPKKTGDIITIHQLLTHTSGIPNYTDFASYRDIMRDPYRPEELVDLFADSSLQFTPGEKFSYSNSGYILLGFIIEKITGKNYEQVLQEKILTPLKMNNTGYDHANTIIKNRASGYYKVGNNFQNAGYIDMSTPFAAGAIYSTVEDLYLWDQALYTEKLLPDKYRDLLFGKYIPESERSYYGYGWSIGEMPVGNTKEQLQTISHSGFINGFNTLITRIPSDKSLIVLLSNAGGAPLDQMTIAINGILYNKPYNFPKKSIAYSMMEVIEKDGITTALSYFKAIKDSDSYYLSESEMNDVGYQLLQSGKAKEAAAVFKLNVEAYPNSFNVYDSYGEALMAVGNKSEAIENYMQSVKLNPGNENGLKVLRAQGINTDTLIIKVSIEELKLLEGEYLVTNPASESDSKWQIEFEVVNGVLYGNDRGYRYKLVPVGDNKFRNPDDGALLVFDTTDKDAITLLLFGRFKFRKVI; encoded by the coding sequence ATGAATAAAACTAAAGGAAAAATTATTGCTGCCTTTGGAGTCTTCGCACTCACCTTCCTGTTTATTGGTTGTTACGGACAAACTAAAAGCGATAAAATTGACCAACTGATAAATACCTATGCTAAATATGGACAATTTAATGGCTCTGTATTAATTTCAGAAAAAGGGGAAATCATTTATAAGAAAGGATTTGGACTTGCCAATGTGGAATGGAACATCCCCAATCAACCTGATACCAAACATCGCTTAGCGTCCATGACTAAACAATTTACGGCCATGCTGATTTTGCAACTGGTTTCAGAAAATAAATTGAAACTGCAGGTTCCGATCTCTGCTTATCTGCCGGACTACCCTAAAAAAACCGGGGACATCATCACTATTCATCAGCTGCTTACACACACTTCCGGAATTCCGAATTACACGGATTTTGCCAGCTACAGAGATATAATGCGTGATCCTTACCGTCCGGAGGAACTGGTGGATCTTTTTGCTGACTCGTCTCTTCAGTTTACCCCTGGTGAAAAATTTTCGTACAGCAATTCAGGTTATATCCTGCTGGGTTTCATCATTGAGAAAATTACAGGAAAAAACTACGAGCAGGTACTACAGGAAAAGATACTTACGCCGCTTAAAATGAATAATACAGGCTATGATCACGCTAACACTATTATAAAGAACAGGGCTTCTGGTTATTACAAGGTTGGCAACAATTTTCAAAACGCCGGCTATATTGATATGTCAACTCCATTTGCTGCCGGAGCAATTTATTCAACAGTGGAAGACCTCTACCTGTGGGACCAGGCGCTGTATACTGAAAAACTTCTTCCTGATAAGTACAGGGATTTATTGTTTGGAAAATACATTCCGGAATCTGAGCGAAGTTACTATGGTTATGGTTGGAGCATTGGTGAAATGCCGGTTGGTAACACTAAGGAGCAGCTACAAACAATAAGTCACAGCGGTTTCATAAATGGCTTTAATACGCTGATTACCCGTATTCCATCGGATAAATCATTGATCGTGTTATTAAGCAATGCCGGAGGCGCTCCGCTTGATCAGATGACTATTGCTATTAATGGCATTCTTTATAATAAGCCATATAACTTTCCTAAAAAGTCAATTGCTTATTCGATGATGGAGGTGATAGAAAAAGACGGCATAACAACTGCACTTTCCTATTTTAAAGCAATCAAAGATTCAGACAGTTATTACCTCAGTGAAAGTGAAATGAATGATGTTGGCTATCAATTGTTGCAATCGGGTAAAGCCAAAGAGGCAGCAGCAGTTTTTAAACTGAATGTTGAAGCATATCCAAATTCATTTAATGTGTATGATAGTTACGGGGAGGCACTGATGGCTGTGGGAAATAAGAGTGAGGCAATTGAAAACTATATGCAATCTGTAAAATTAAATCCGGGCAATGAAAACGGCTTGAAAGTATTGAGAGCGCAAGGAATAAATACGGATACCTTAATCATAAAAGTTTCTATAGAAGAATTGAAATTACTGGAAGGTGAATACCTGGTAACAAATCCTGCATCGGAAAGTGATAGCAAGTGGCAGATTGAATTTGAGGTAGTGAATGGAGTACTGTATGGAAACGACCGCGGCTACCGCTACAAGCTGGTTCCCGTTGGTGATAACAAGTTTAGGAATCCGGATGATGGAGCATTATTGGTATTCGATACCACAGACAAGGATGCGATAACGCTCCTGCTTTTTGGAAGATTCAAGTTCAGGAAGGTGATATGA
- a CDS encoding carbonic anhydrase, with translation MKLFLPIICIAVLLSSCNNSSTPQAGQTDSTKVQPPSAGAMVEKTLTREEQSALTPDAVLQMLKDGNTHFVKDSLTLRKYSAQVQSSASGQYPKAVILSCIDSRVPVEEIFDQGIGDVFVARVAGNIENEDILGSMEYGCKVAGAKLIVVLGHTSCGAIHSAIDNVKLGNITAMLAHIMPAVDSCQSFNGEKNSHNHEYLDAVTMKNVQLVVKEISSRSEVLRNMDKKGEIKIVGAVYDVATGNVTFI, from the coding sequence ATGAAATTATTTCTTCCCATCATTTGCATCGCAGTACTGCTTTCCTCCTGCAACAATTCTTCCACACCACAAGCAGGACAAACAGATTCCACAAAAGTTCAACCGCCATCAGCAGGAGCGATGGTAGAAAAAACATTGACCCGGGAGGAGCAGTCAGCTCTCACTCCGGATGCCGTGCTGCAAATGCTGAAAGATGGCAACACACATTTTGTGAAAGACAGCCTTACGTTGCGTAAATATTCGGCGCAGGTACAATCATCTGCCAGCGGTCAATATCCGAAAGCTGTAATTCTTTCCTGCATTGATTCGCGCGTTCCGGTAGAAGAAATTTTTGATCAGGGCATTGGTGATGTGTTCGTTGCCCGTGTAGCAGGCAATATTGAGAATGAAGATATTCTCGGCAGTATGGAGTACGGCTGCAAAGTGGCCGGAGCAAAATTAATTGTGGTGTTGGGTCATACTTCTTGCGGCGCCATTCATTCTGCCATCGATAATGTAAAGCTCGGAAACATCACTGCAATGCTTGCTCACATTATGCCGGCTGTTGACAGTTGCCAGAGTTTTAACGGAGAAAAAAATTCTCACAACCATGAATACCTTGATGCTGTGACGATGAAGAATGTTCAACTCGTCGTTAAAGAAATCAGCAGCCGCAGTGAGGTTTTGCGGAATATGGATAAGAAAGGGGAGATAAAAATAGTGGGCGCTGTGTATGATGTAGCTACAGGGAACGTAACTTTTATATGA
- a CDS encoding beta-lactamase family protein: MKTHRLLLLLFMLNSIVSFAQNTLLYADSVRKSSNIPELNYAVVTADSILEMQALGHHSVDLNDTATLNDRFHIGSNTKAMTAFIIAKYVEKGWLKWDDKFFDVFPQWKENSRPEYFNITLQDLLSHSAFIQPFQGFNDPVIPDFKGSKNQKREAFGKFVLSLEPVKNDSVHSFTYSNADYTLASLMIEKVTRKTWEQLVNKVFNKDLKLDVKLSWPENQKRKDTWGHSFENGKLTPVPSNTGFHLDYTEPAGDINMKLTDYVKFIQLNLQGLNGEDNYLKASTYTFIHKGIAGYSLGWYNIYENGKEWSTHSGTAGTYYVSAHIDRLNNKAYIIFTNSFNEETTNGVRLLMRKLKSNYGD, from the coding sequence ATGAAAACACATAGACTCCTGCTCCTGCTTTTCATGCTGAATTCAATAGTTTCATTTGCACAAAACACTCTTTTATATGCAGACTCAGTCAGAAAGTCAAGCAATATTCCGGAATTAAATTATGCTGTTGTAACAGCAGATTCTATTTTAGAAATGCAGGCACTCGGGCATCATTCCGTTGACTTAAATGATACAGCAACTTTAAATGACCGGTTTCATATTGGCTCCAATACCAAAGCAATGACTGCTTTTATAATTGCCAAATATGTCGAAAAAGGATGGCTGAAATGGGATGATAAATTTTTTGATGTATTCCCTCAGTGGAAGGAAAATTCAAGGCCGGAATATTTCAATATCACACTTCAGGACCTGCTTTCTCACAGCGCTTTTATACAACCTTTTCAAGGATTTAATGATCCGGTAATTCCGGATTTTAAGGGGTCAAAAAATCAAAAAAGAGAAGCGTTTGGAAAATTTGTATTATCCCTGGAACCCGTTAAGAATGACAGCGTGCATTCATTTACGTACTCCAATGCAGATTATACATTAGCCAGCCTGATGATAGAAAAAGTTACCAGGAAGACCTGGGAGCAATTGGTAAATAAAGTCTTTAATAAGGATTTAAAGCTCGATGTTAAACTTTCGTGGCCTGAAAATCAAAAAAGAAAAGATACGTGGGGACATTCTTTTGAAAATGGAAAATTAACTCCGGTGCCATCGAATACCGGATTCCATTTGGATTATACAGAGCCGGCAGGAGACATCAACATGAAGCTGACTGACTACGTAAAATTTATACAGCTTAATCTTCAGGGATTAAACGGTGAAGACAATTATTTAAAAGCATCAACCTATACTTTTATCCATAAGGGCATTGCAGGTTACTCACTTGGCTGGTATAATATTTACGAGAACGGAAAAGAATGGTCAACTCATTCCGGTACTGCAGGCACTTATTATGTTTCGGCACACATAGACCGGCTAAACAATAAGGCCTATATCATTTTTACGAATTCATTTAATGAAGAAACCACAAATGGAGTTCGCCTATTGATGAGAAAGCTAAAATCAAATTACGGAGACTAA